A window of Paenibacillus sp. 19GGS1-52 contains these coding sequences:
- a CDS encoding peptidylprolyl isomerase, with amino-acid sequence MDKKDLNENEHLENNGTTEELNASENANLEAIELQNTPEPVVTGIEESVPVMSKVGETTPPAPPSASSRSNKGWMIASIVLAAALIIVLIKPPFQTDDSKAAVASVNGTDITKQQLYDKLVEAGGETTLQSLITTTLVDQEAKKANITVSDADVTAEIEDLKTQFGGEAALNSALEQSSMTLDDLKKQMPLQVEIRKILEPQVKITDADIKTYYDTNKATYNTEEEVRASHILVATKEEADAIIKQLKDGADFAALAKEKSSDTGSKDNGGDLDFFKRSDMDADFANAAFKLKVGETSGAVKSQYGYHIIKVTDHKDAHNYTMEEKKADITKALISQKVSELSATWLKDLTAKSKITNTLTDAKAADASAAPAASADPAAAEATTAPAK; translated from the coding sequence ATGGACAAAAAAGATCTGAATGAAAATGAACACTTGGAGAACAACGGTACGACGGAAGAACTCAACGCTTCCGAGAATGCAAATCTTGAAGCTATTGAGCTGCAAAACACTCCAGAACCCGTGGTTACAGGCATCGAGGAGAGTGTTCCCGTGATGAGCAAAGTTGGCGAAACAACGCCTCCTGCACCCCCTTCCGCTTCCTCCAGAAGCAACAAGGGCTGGATGATCGCTTCGATCGTTCTGGCAGCCGCACTCATCATCGTTCTGATCAAACCACCTTTCCAAACAGATGACAGCAAAGCAGCTGTTGCATCGGTTAACGGAACTGATATTACAAAACAACAACTTTACGATAAACTGGTAGAAGCTGGTGGAGAAACTACACTGCAATCACTGATTACGACTACTCTCGTAGATCAAGAAGCTAAAAAAGCCAATATTACGGTGTCTGACGCAGATGTTACTGCTGAAATTGAAGATCTTAAAACGCAGTTCGGTGGCGAAGCTGCTCTGAACTCCGCTTTGGAACAAAGCTCAATGACTCTTGACGATCTGAAGAAACAAATGCCTTTGCAAGTAGAAATTCGTAAGATTCTTGAACCGCAGGTTAAAATAACAGATGCGGATATCAAAACTTATTATGATACAAATAAAGCTACTTATAACACAGAAGAAGAAGTGCGTGCTTCCCACATCCTTGTAGCAACCAAAGAAGAAGCAGACGCAATTATTAAACAACTGAAGGATGGTGCGGACTTTGCCGCACTTGCTAAAGAGAAATCTTCGGACACAGGTTCTAAGGATAACGGTGGTGACCTGGACTTCTTTAAACGTTCAGATATGGATGCCGATTTCGCCAACGCTGCCTTTAAGCTTAAAGTAGGCGAAACAAGCGGCGCAGTGAAAAGTCAATATGGCTATCACATTATTAAAGTGACTGACCATAAAGATGCCCACAATTACACTATGGAAGAAAAGAAAGCGGATATCACCAAAGCTCTTATCTCGCAAAAAGTTTCCGAGCTATCCGCAACATGGTTGAAGGATTTAACAGCTAAATCCAAAATCACTAATACTCTCACCGACGCAAA